In Porites lutea chromosome 1, jaPorLute2.1, whole genome shotgun sequence, a single genomic region encodes these proteins:
- the LOC140939773 gene encoding uncharacterized protein isoform X1, which yields MLSDKNERILRQMRDSEISFSERISILETALHEKDQTLTQQAVNEDMINNGLEQKSPLLRQLQKKIEQEREANSRMLRVWNDLEQVNRALDKETFLRNRLERQLREKETNLADEQQARLRLEDELREARETCAELERRLENERLLRETTRQDVQTKEDTIREQSQLLQQERELKSGLEERVGDLQIQVSESEHRRRELQETLGDKQQARLTLEEELRQARDTLSELEKRLENELSFRETSRRNLRTIEYTLRRQIHLLQQERELKSGLEERVRDMQIQIEVERNRRIATEREVREERINLQQDRENLEREREICQQRIRDSERTVSESQHRLRELQSAATAAEEALAEYRRLEPRDWIIGRGEVILSERSLGVGAWGNVHEGTFRGCEVAVKQIHDLILSPHNRRLFEREMSIASRCRHPHLLQFIGATNDDGNPLFITELLDTDLRNVLRQRSLHLEEVVCIAVDVAKALNYLHLKKPSPIIHRDISSSNVLLWRRDNCWRAKLSDYGAANFMRQHMTSNPGASIYAAPESHTSQQSPKVDVYSFGVLLCEMCTREQPVPQQKQYQISLVLNGVLRELIMRCVARAPEARPTVSDVISVLTQQAESLRAESLGQVA from the exons ATGTTGTCCGACAAAAACGAGAGAATTTTAAGGCAAATGAGAGATTCAGAGATCAGTTTTTCGGAAAGGATCAGTATTTTAGAAACAGCGTTGCATGAAAAGGATCAGACTTTAACCCAGCAAGCTGTTAATGAAGATATGATAAATAACGGGTTAGAACAAAAAAGTCCTTTATTGAGGCagcttcagaaaaaaattgaacaggaGCGTGAAGCAAACTCGCGTATGCTGAGGGTTTGGAACGATTTGGAGCAAGTGAACCGGGCGCTGGATAAAGAGACCTTCTTGAGAAACAGGCTAGAGCGGCAGCTGAGGGAAAAGGAAACTAACTTAGCTGACGAACAACAAGCAAGACTTAGACTTGAAGACGAACTACGTGAAGCAAGGGAGACCTGCGCTGAGTTAGAAAGAAGGTTAGAAAACGAACGTCTGTTAAGGGAGACAACTCGACAAGATGTTCAAACAAAAGAGGATACAATTAGAGAGCAATCGCAACTTTTACAGCAAGAACGCGAGCTCAAGTCAGGTTTGGAGGAGAGGGTAGGAGATTTGCAAATTCAAGTGTCGGAAAGCGAGCACCGACGACGAGAGTTGCAGGAAACCTTAGGTGACAAACAGCAAGCAAGACTTACTCTTGAGGAGGAACTTCGTCAAGCAAGAGACACTCTTTCTGAGCTagaaaaaaggttggaaaacgAACTTTCGTTCAGGGAGACAAGTCGACGAAATCTTCGAACAATAGAGTATACACTTAGAAGGCAGATTCACCTTTTACAGCAGGAACGCGAGCTCAAGTCAGGTTTAGAGGAGAGGGTAAGAGATATGCAAATTCAAATTGAAGTGGAAAGAAACAGAAGAATCGCAACTGAACGAGAAGTGAGAGAGGAAAGAATTAATTTACAGCAGGATCGAGAAAATCTGGAAAGAGAGCGAGAAATTTGCCAGCAAAGAATCCGCGACAGTGAACGAACAGTGTCGGAAAGCCAGCACCGACTACGGGAGTTGCAGTCAGCGGCTACTGCAGCCGAGGAGGCCTTGGCCGAGTATAGGCGTCTTGAACCACGTGACTGGATCATCGGACGTGGTGAGGTTATACTGAGTGAAAGGAGTTTAGGAGTTGGAGCCTGGGGCAACGTGCACGAAGGAACGTTTCGTGGTTGCGAGGTAGCTGTTAAGCAGATTCACGATCTGATTCTTTCTCCTCATAACCGAAGATTGTTCGAACGAGAAATGAGTATTGCTTCGCGCTGTCGGCATCCTCATTTACTACAGTTTATTGGCGCTACTAACGACGATGGCAACCCGTTATTCATAACTGAGCTACTCGACACTGATTTACGAAACGTTTTAAGGCAGCGCTCGTTACACCTCGAAGAAGTGGTTTGTATCGCTGTAGATGTCGCCAAAGCACTTAACTATCTTCATCTCAAAAAGCCATCCCCTATCATTCATCGCGACATCAGTAGTTCAAACGTGTTACTATGGAGACGAGATAATTGCTGGAGAGCTAAGTTGTCAGATTACGGGGCAGCAAATTTCATGCGCCAGCACATGACGTCTAATCCGGGAGCCAGTATATATGCCGCACCTGAGTCCCACACGTCTCAGCAGTCACCAAAG GTGGATGTGTACAGTTTTGGCGTACTGCTCTGCGAAATGTGTACAAGAGAACAACCGGTCCCGCAGCAGAAACAATACCAGATAAGCCTCGTTCTTAATGGTGTGCTGAGAGAGCTCATTATGCGATGCGTCGCGAGAGCCCCAGAGGCGCGACCCACTGTGAGTGACGTCATATCCGTGTTGACTCAACAAGCAGAGTCTTTGCGGGCTGAGAGCCTGGGccaggttgcataa
- the LOC140921410 gene encoding olfactomedin-like protein 2B has protein sequence MKDPLGIMGSETIFVMESYTGRDVLEEFENMAKLKSGITRKTYKLPYQWDGTGGVVYGQYLYYNRANTNFIVKFNLHSGKEEAQIRISDYAPRKTTYQWGGYSGVDLAVDENGLWVLWGSTRNSYRLHASKINVQKNSITSTWSLNTEKMGSMGNAFVACGVVYCIDNYGSTSTTINFAYDTKTGKQWNPNVQFTNQYRYNSMVDYNPREKVLYAWDSTRLVTYSITFN, from the exons ATGAAAGATCCGCTCGGAATCATGGGTAGTGAAACTATTTTCGTTATGGAGTCATATACCGGAAGGGACGTGCTTGAGGAGTTTGAAAATATGGCCAAGTTAAAATCAGGCATAACTCGTAAGACCTACAAACTTCCTTATCAGTGGGACGGAACAGGGGGAGTGGTTTATGGACAATATCTTTACTACAACAG GGCTAATACAAACTTCATTGTCAAGTTCAATCTGCACTCAGGGAAAGAGGAGGCCCAAATAAGGATAAGCGATTACGCACCAAGGAAAACCACATACCAGTGGGGTGGATACAGTGGAGTGGACTTGGCAGTTGATGAAAATGGATTGTGGGTATTATGGGGTAGTACCAGAAACAGCTATCGTCTTCATGCTTCTAAAATCAACGTGCAAAAAAATTCCATAACCAGCACTTGGAGTTTGAATACAG AAAAGATGGGGAGTATGGGAAACGCGTTTGTAGCCTGTGGCGTGGTTTATTGTATCGACAACTATGGTTCAACGTCCACAACCATCAATTTTGCTTACGACACCAAGACTGGGAAACAGTGGAACCCCAACGTTCAGTTCACCAATCAGTATCGCTACAACTCCATGGTGGACTACAACCCCAGAGAAAAAGTGCTGTACGCCTGGGACAGCACTAGACTGGTCACTTATTCCATTACCTTTAACTAA
- the LOC140921337 gene encoding uncharacterized protein, whose protein sequence is MQLKIKHLLIERHGLNEIISKGKQIVDQLTRERERNLERIEEKEQVIEGKEHAIQSFHDKVQVLSAQNEEKESELREKDRLLREANEHSQLLQKQFAEQEMIVKEMQSAIEGLYSERENSRSDYESVASKDLGKRVELESLRRENDQLRLQLQEKTRRLRDRAMEIDSLKQEKDTMQQEKINCDKISLERKLSVDRLNREKERGLAYLGQLEIRLTEKQQDLKRAQDENAEFRDTLRRKENLLLEKGRTIEALEASRKGTSDRLDRLEKQLEDERRAQRNEYDALREEKRVCEERLRRAEATLESHQRRVRVLEQEVERARQYKSIFRGDQPWMISKDEIKLSDKVLGTGAWGRVLEGNFRGTKVAVKEIHEIIQSAHNRLLFDREITFATSVRHPCILQFLAVADYHSTTPLLVAELMDMSLSQLVKDERSLGNRYIRILALDVAHGINYLHCFQPNPILHRDVNSGNVMVWRQGDKWRGKLCDFGSAEFMGSKMSENPGNPFYSAPEASSSRQTPKIDVYSYGVLLCELCTNQTPNPDERQRQIALMWNKNLRELVEQCVAEDPAIRSSMTDVIAVLEPMTI, encoded by the exons ATGCAACTAAAGATTAAACATCTGTTGATTGAACGGCATGGTTTAAATGAGATAATCTCTAAGGGCAAGCAAATTGTTGATCAACTGACGAGGGAGCGGGAAAGAAATTTGGAAAGAATTGAGGAAAAAGAACAAGTGATCGAAGGAAAGGAACATGCTATTCAGTCATTTCACGATAAAGTACAAGTATTATCTGCACAGAACGAGGAGAAAGAATCTGAGCTTAGGGAAAAGGATCGCTTATTGAGAGAAGCAAATGAGCACTCTCAACTACTTCAAAAACAGTTCGCCGAACAAGAAATGATCGTAAAAGAAATGCAAAGCGCAATAGAAGGCTTATATAGCGAGAGGGAAAACAGTAGGTCTGACTATGAAAGCGTGGCTAGCAAAGATCTAGGCAAAAGAGTCGAACTAGAGTCACTGAGGCGGGAAAATGACCAATTGAGGCTGCAGCTACAAGAAAAGACCAGGAGGCTCAGAGACAGAGCGATGGAGATCGATTCACTCAAGCAGGAGAAAGACACCATGCAACAAGAAAAAATCAACTGCGACAAGATTAGTCTGGAGAGGAAACTTTCAGTCGACAGGTTAAATCGTGAGAAGGAGAGAGGACTAGCATATCTTGGTCAGCTTGAAATTCGATTGACAGAAAAGCAACAAGATTTGAAACGTGCACAAGATGAAAATGCCGAATTTCGAGATACGCTAAGACGAAAAGAAAACCTTCTCCTCGAGAAGGGCAGAACTATAGAGGCTCTGGAAGCTTCGCGAAAAGGGACATCTGACCGGTTAGACCGACTTGAAAAACAGTTAGAGGATGAGCGCCGGGCCCAACGAAACGAGTACGACGCGTTACGTGAGGAGAAGCGCGTCTGCGAGGAACGTTTACGGCGAGCGGAGGCTACGTTAGAAAGTCACCAAAGGCGCGTTCGCGTGCTAGAACAAGAAGTCGAAAGAGCTCGTCAATATAAAAGTATATTTCGCGGGGATCAACCTTGGATGATCAGCAAGGATGAAATTAAGCTTTCTGATAAAGTGCTTGGTACTGGCGCTTGGGGAAGAGTTTTGGAGGGGAATTTTCGGGGCACCAAAGTAGCCGTAAAGGAAATCCACGAAATAATCCAGTCGGCTCATAACAGACTTTTGTTTGACCGCGAGATTACTTTTGCCACATCGGTGCGACATCCTTGTATTTTACAATTCCTGGCTGTAGCTGATTATCACTCTACTACACCACTCTTGGTCGCTGAACTGATGGATATGTCACTTTCGCAGCTTGTGAAAGATGAGAGGAGTTTAGGCAACAGATACATCAGAATACTCGCGCTAGACGTGGCTCACGGCATCAATTACCTTCACTGCTTTCAACCTAATCCCATACTCCACCGTGATGTTAATAGCGGTAACGTAATGGTTTGGCGCCAGGGAGACAAGTGGCGTGGCAAACTCTGTGATTTTGGATCAGCGGAATTCATGGGAAGCAAGATGTCGGAAAATCCAGGGAATCCGTTTTATTCTGCTCCGGAGGCAAGCAGTTCACGCCAGACTCCAAAG ATTGATGTCTACAGTTATGGCGTGTTACTCTGCGAGCTCTGTACCAACCAAACACCGAACCCTGACGAAAGACAGCGACAAATCGCACTGATGTGGAACAAAAATCTGAGAGAGTTAGTGGAACAGTGCGTGGCTGAAGATCCCGCCATTCGCTCGTCAATGACCGACGTCATTGCTGTGTTAGAACCAATGACAATATGA
- the LOC140939773 gene encoding uncharacterized protein isoform X2 produces MLSDKNERILRQMRDSEISFSERISILETALHEKDQTLTQQAVNEDMINNGLEQKSPLLRQLQKKIEQEREANSRMLRVWNDLEQVNRALDKETFLRNRLERQLREKETNLADEQQARLRLEDELREARETCAELERRLENERLLRETTRQDVQTKEDTIREQSQLLQQERELKSGLEERVRDMQIQIEVERNRRIATEREVREERINLQQDRENLEREREICQQRIRDSERTVSESQHRLRELQSAATAAEEALAEYRRLEPRDWIIGRGEVILSERSLGVGAWGNVHEGTFRGCEVAVKQIHDLILSPHNRRLFEREMSIASRCRHPHLLQFIGATNDDGNPLFITELLDTDLRNVLRQRSLHLEEVVCIAVDVAKALNYLHLKKPSPIIHRDISSSNVLLWRRDNCWRAKLSDYGAANFMRQHMTSNPGASIYAAPESHTSQQSPKVDVYSFGVLLCEMCTREQPVPQQKQYQISLVLNGVLRELIMRCVARAPEARPTVSDVISVLTQQAESLRAESLGQVA; encoded by the exons ATGTTGTCCGACAAAAACGAGAGAATTTTAAGGCAAATGAGAGATTCAGAGATCAGTTTTTCGGAAAGGATCAGTATTTTAGAAACAGCGTTGCATGAAAAGGATCAGACTTTAACCCAGCAAGCTGTTAATGAAGATATGATAAATAACGGGTTAGAACAAAAAAGTCCTTTATTGAGGCagcttcagaaaaaaattgaacaggaGCGTGAAGCAAACTCGCGTATGCTGAGGGTTTGGAACGATTTGGAGCAAGTGAACCGGGCGCTGGATAAAGAGACCTTCTTGAGAAACAGGCTAGAGCGGCAGCTGAGGGAAAAGGAAACTAACTTAGCTGACGAACAACAAGCAAGACTTAGACTTGAAGACGAACTACGTGAAGCAAGGGAGACCTGCGCTGAGTTAGAAAGAAGGTTAGAAAACGAACGTCTGTTAAGGGAGACAACTCGACAAGATGTTCAAACAAAAGAGGATACAATTAGAGAGCAATCGCAACTTTTACAGCAAGAACGCGAGCTCAAGTCAG GTTTAGAGGAGAGGGTAAGAGATATGCAAATTCAAATTGAAGTGGAAAGAAACAGAAGAATCGCAACTGAACGAGAAGTGAGAGAGGAAAGAATTAATTTACAGCAGGATCGAGAAAATCTGGAAAGAGAGCGAGAAATTTGCCAGCAAAGAATCCGCGACAGTGAACGAACAGTGTCGGAAAGCCAGCACCGACTACGGGAGTTGCAGTCAGCGGCTACTGCAGCCGAGGAGGCCTTGGCCGAGTATAGGCGTCTTGAACCACGTGACTGGATCATCGGACGTGGTGAGGTTATACTGAGTGAAAGGAGTTTAGGAGTTGGAGCCTGGGGCAACGTGCACGAAGGAACGTTTCGTGGTTGCGAGGTAGCTGTTAAGCAGATTCACGATCTGATTCTTTCTCCTCATAACCGAAGATTGTTCGAACGAGAAATGAGTATTGCTTCGCGCTGTCGGCATCCTCATTTACTACAGTTTATTGGCGCTACTAACGACGATGGCAACCCGTTATTCATAACTGAGCTACTCGACACTGATTTACGAAACGTTTTAAGGCAGCGCTCGTTACACCTCGAAGAAGTGGTTTGTATCGCTGTAGATGTCGCCAAAGCACTTAACTATCTTCATCTCAAAAAGCCATCCCCTATCATTCATCGCGACATCAGTAGTTCAAACGTGTTACTATGGAGACGAGATAATTGCTGGAGAGCTAAGTTGTCAGATTACGGGGCAGCAAATTTCATGCGCCAGCACATGACGTCTAATCCGGGAGCCAGTATATATGCCGCACCTGAGTCCCACACGTCTCAGCAGTCACCAAAG GTGGATGTGTACAGTTTTGGCGTACTGCTCTGCGAAATGTGTACAAGAGAACAACCGGTCCCGCAGCAGAAACAATACCAGATAAGCCTCGTTCTTAATGGTGTGCTGAGAGAGCTCATTATGCGATGCGTCGCGAGAGCCCCAGAGGCGCGACCCACTGTGAGTGACGTCATATCCGTGTTGACTCAACAAGCAGAGTCTTTGCGGGCTGAGAGCCTGGGccaggttgcataa